A genomic segment from Nicotiana sylvestris chromosome 1, ASM39365v2, whole genome shotgun sequence encodes:
- the LOC104246277 gene encoding uncharacterized protein, with amino-acid sequence MSSSRKRRNVGSSASGPESSSRGRSQASAPQFDSTRFVSKPAEDKYNAKAAKKLLHEVHIDRQALEVECPNIFNELRRYQLDIFFEVPEVANVQMVREFYANCPEHENGVVTVCNTRVDTSLEAIRRMYQLPVFWGEYDVYRTYSRTNALWATLLETICVPNREYIWIKHRITLNSQSLNWEAKCWLTIINSRMLPSSNMTDVNQPRAAAIYYFMAHRDFDVARILHDEMLIRSPELLKGFYFPSLVTRLCHLARVPEDPRVDGKLPLKAPFLARKIRIGMEPLVDVVESDDESDDDDAEAAEVPPPTRVDEACPSQPRRSTRMTALEQEMAGLHTSVTDLGARVDAMVEWQVKSEKKFLGWLRALGRACHVNPDTVSDQE; translated from the coding sequence ATGAGTTCATCTAGGAAGAGACGCAATGTCGGGTCCTCCGCTAGTGGACCGGAAAGCTCTTCGAGAGGTAGGAGTCAGGCCAGTGCACCACAGTTTGACAGCACTAGGTTTGTCTCCAAACCGGCAGAGGACAAGTACAATGCAAAGGCAGCTAAGAAATTGCTACATGAGGTGCATATTGACCGACAAGCTTTAGAGGTAGAATGCCCAAATATCTTCAATGAGTTGAGGAGGTAtcagctggacatcttcttcGAGGTACCGGAGGTGGCCAATGTTCAGATGGTAAGGGAGTTCTATGCTAACTGCCCGGAACATGAGAATGGGGTTGTCACTGTATGCAATACCCGGGTAGATACATCCCTAGAGGCCATCCGAAGGATGTACCAGCTGCCAGTGTTCTGGGGGGAATATGATGTTTATCGTACTTATAGCCGAACAAATGCCTTGTGGGCAACTCTTCTTGAGACTATTTGTGTTCCAAATAGAGAATACATATGGATAAAGCACCGAATCACACTTAACTCCCAGTCTCTTAATTgggaggctaagtgttggctcaccaTTATCAACAGTCGAATGTTGCCCTCCAGCAATATGACAGATGTCAATCAACCACGGGCGGCAGCGATCTACTATTTCATGGCCCACAGGGATTTTGATGTGGCTCGGATCCTCCATGACGAGATGCTCATTAGATCACCTGAGTTGCTCAAAGGCTTCTACTTCCCTTCTCTAGTCACCAGGCTGTGCCATCTAGCTAGAGTCCCTGAAGACCCTAGAGTTGATGGGAAATTGCCACTGAAAGCCCCGTTCCTGGCAAGAAAAATCAGAATTGGGATGGAGCCGCTGGTAGATGTTGTTGAATCAGATGATGAATCTGACGATGATGATGCGGAGGCAGCTGAGGTCCCACCACCTACGAGAGTTGATGAGGCATGCCCATCACAGCCCCGCCGGAGTACCCGCATGACAGCTTTGGAGCAGGAGATGGCTGGGTTGCATACCTCAGTCACTGATTTGGGTGCCCGCGTAGACGCGATGGTTGAATGGCAGGTGAAGTCGGAGAAGAAATTCTTAGGCTGGCTGAGAGCTCTGGGTCGTGCTTGCCATGTGAACCCAGATACCGTCTCCGATCAGGAGTGA
- the LOC104246275 gene encoding flap endonuclease 1-like: MELAVVLQIGSYCWAVCKLRKRYGQQSWLKSILKRGFCLCCGIEDMDSLKSGASRSFHHLMDPSFEHIPPAQLDELELNIDQFITSEYCCGERSMFCLKLTDLTVEYFLLLVAEHV, encoded by the exons ATGGAGCTGGCAGTTGTGCTACAGATTGGAAG CTACTGTTGGGCTGTTTGCAAACTGAGAAAGCGATACGGCCAACAGAGTTGGCTAAAAAGCATTTTAAAGAGAGGCTTTT GTTTATGTTGTGGCATAGAAGATATGGATTCCTTAAAATCTGGAGCTTCGAGGTCCTTTCACCATTTAATGGATCCTAGCTTTGAACATATTCCACCAGCACAATTAGATGAGCTGGAACTTAATATAGACCAGTTCATCACATCCGAG TATTGCTGCGGGGAGAGAAGTATGTTCTGCTTGAAGTTGACCGACCTTACAGTAGAATATTTTCTCTTATTGGTTGCTGAACATGTGTAG